One Drosophila virilis strain 15010-1051.87 chromosome 5, Dvir_AGI_RSII-ME, whole genome shotgun sequence DNA window includes the following coding sequences:
- the Patronin gene encoding patronin isoform X14, whose product MDAETQEIRQARQRASVKWLLSKAFNNRVPDNLKEPFYRDHENQERLKPQIVVELGNATLYCQTLSNLYSDPNYQSLNHWSILQTLARKGVPVAESSDMPITETVLIQTNPLRINAHMSVIESLMVLYAKEISSGDRVVAAIRRISGSNYQAPAGQSYEQGLLAWISHACAALKKRIVKELETSVPDEIGTRLQTPDIPPVRDFQDLCDGICLALLISYYCPKVVPWTSVRINYLPAVEDSIHNILLVSSFSQKHLPYGVFHMTPEDITYMRGSMKLNLVLLLTDLFNLFEIHPAKCVCYPGMDGQVPHTNSFSGGALNRRSTPPTEYQTMQSNNFDGNQAEAFVVHKSRGITTLSSMHSQQQQQQQQQQQYQHQQQSQQEPLVPARLRQAKEKNNVESKADERGDFVAAGRPSNWEQSRRPSFAGRRSRRNSSSEDSQLTIENFGGSQDQLNTLGRYERERDRERKLSNTSVEPAVAVRSSIADARGTLQLGYDTDSGSEKQDRETEKYSMRRQASSADNVPTASAHNLSNAGSPLPARNKQHSIDRDYSTVDHYNDARSTGYDPESTPVRKSSTSSMPASPAAWQLDTCDDDLRSLENATKLSTMRMKLEERRRRIEQDKRKIEMAVLRHQEKVCQEDLESCPDVLKWETMSNESKRTPEIDPADMDKYQQSIAIMNMNLQDIQQDIHRLATQQSQMQAQHLQAQQLMQAQQIANMLNQQQTYGSQQHLAEHHYQQRPMQQSFGSSPHLPQAFNAPVSAYNSRPPSRDPYQQQQQQHHSHQQQPMQMPPMQYVNEHGQYMSPPAHYMQPQSIYSDNGAPYNNHSPYGAPPMPQYQQQHQQRNSVYDEYGQPANHFYLHESPPQPHPQRRTWAHSAAAAAYEQQQQAQQQQQQQPLLDVNAWQIQKKMQQQQQQQNWPNRPPSSAGTSQGFVLHQNGGGGGGELQHLFQVQSSPQHGQRIHGGGGSGSANGVQRQQSLTNLRDNRSPKGNMGQPMGMGQHEDMMAPQSICFIGDEEDVDELERNIIESMQSTRISDFVVQQQQRLHHHQQQQQQQQQQQLPTAHSGRGSSSEDYDSGELISNKLNITSGNLTYRIPSPSRPAIQANSFQDPRGGGGNGNGNGSGSGEEQRPEKGFYISFDNDQPKRPKPPLRAKKSPKKEPSRDNVDNQVVLKRESLSQLHNSNNFASEEAKNATAARHSIHNFPGVQANANANPAGNATYNKYTDEPPIQLRQITASAAEPNVHERRHLEDLTNQPQQQQQQQPLSPSRLRAEHSSSSAEAAKKKALVIGVDATNLDPESVDEMERRKEKIMLLSLQRRQQQEEAKARKEIEASQKREKEREKEEERARKKEEQVARRAAILEQHRLKKAIEEAEREGKTLDRPDLHVKLQPQSSNASTPRLRQQRVTRPRPKTIHVDDASVDISEASSLSSRGKKGSSSNLTGYGQLSSNSMKRDFYRGSQDSLTVKESPDDYPSTSSTPIGRRGSYKTSREPAVERGRTLSRISVAKGSTLNFRGRKSNSLMNLCDTDSGLGRATPPRRAPSPGMAASGRHMPSPSGPGSLPPGLISKRRGFDDGSSDTSLIMEYSGPKLYKQPAAKSNRGIILNAVEYCVFPGAVNREAKQKVLEKIARSEAKHFLVLFRDAGCQFRALYSYMPETDQVTKLYGTGPSQVDEVMFDKFFKYNSGGKCFSQVHTKHLTVTIDAFTIHNSLWQGKRVQLPSKKDMALVI is encoded by the exons ATGGATGCCGAAACACAGGAAATACGACag GCTCGTCAACGTGCTTCCGTCAAATGGCTGCTCTCGAAAGCGTTCAACAATCGCGTGCCGGACAACCTGAAGGAGCCGTTCTATCGCGATCACGAGAACCAGGAACGCCTCAAGCCTCAAATCGTTGTGGAGTTGGGCAATGCGACGCTTTATTGCCAGACACTGTCCAATCTGTACTCCGACCCCAACTACCAAAGCTTAAATCACTGGTCAATATTACAGACGCTAGCGCGCAAGGGTGTACCCGTGGCCGAATCGTCGGACATGCCCATTACCGAAACGGTATTAATTCAAACGAATCCGTTGCGAATT AACGCCCACATGTCTGTGATAGAATCGCTGATGGTTCTCTATGCGAAGGAAATATCGTCGGGTGACCGTGTCGTGGCGGCCATACGGAG aATATCTGGTAGCAACTATCAGGCGCCTGCAGGCCAGTCCTATGAACAGGGCCTGCTCGCTTGGATATCGCATGCATGCGCCGCGCTTAAAAAGCGCATCGTCAAGGAGCTGGAAACCAGCGTGCCAGACGAGATT GGTACGCGTCTGCAGACGCCGGACATACCGCCAGTACGTGATTTTCAAGATCTGTGCGATGGCATTTGCCTGGCCCTGCTCATCTCCTACTACTGCCCCAAGGTGGTGCCGTGGACGAGTGTGCGCATTAACTATCTGCCTGCTGTGGAGGACTCCATACACAATATACTGCTGGTGAGCAGTTTTTCACAAAAGCATTTGCCATACGGCGTCTTCCACATGACGCCCGAGGACATAACATACATGCGAGG CTCAATGAAACTAAAtctggtgttgctgctgacgGATTTGTTCAATTTGTTCGAGATACACCCGGCCAAATGTGTCTGTTACCCGGGCATGGATGGACAGG ttccGCACACAAATTCATTCAGCGGCGGCGCCTTAAATCGCAGGTCAACTCCGCCCACCGAATATCAAACGATGCAGTCAAATAATTTTGATGGCAACCAGGCCGAAG CGTTCGTCGTGCACAAGTCGCGTGGCATTACCACACTCTCATCCATGcactcgcagcagcagcagcaacagcaacagcagcagcagtatcagcaccagcaacagtcACAGCAGGAGCCCTTGGTTCCAGCTCGCTTGCGTCaggcaaaagaaaagaacaatGTCGAGTCGAAAGCAGACGAGAGAG GCGATTTTGTCGCTGCGGGCCGACCAAGTAACTGGGAACAGAGCCGGCGTCCAAGTTTCGCAG GTCGTCGCTCGCGACGAAACTCCTCCAGCGAAGACTCGCAGTTGACTATTGAGAACTTTGGCGGCTCACAGGATCAGCTCAATACGCTGGGCCGCTACGAGCGCGAACGGGACAGAGAACGTAAGCTGTCCAATACAAGTGTGG AACCGGCCGTGGCAGTGCGTTCTTCAATTGCTGATGCTCGTGGCACGCTACAGCTGGGCTACGACACGGATTCGGGATCTGAGAAACAGGATCGCGAAACCGAAAAGTATTCTATGCGTCGACAGGCTAG CAGTGCGGACAATGTGCCAACGGCCTCTGCGCATAATCTGTCAAATGCGGGCAGTCCGTTGCCGGCGCGGAACAAGCAACATTCCATCGATAGGGACTACTCGACAGTCGACCACTATAATGACGCCAGATCGACTGGGTATGATCCAGAAAGCACGCCCGTGCGTAAATCCTCAACCAGCAGCATGCCAGCGAGTCCGGCGGCTTGGCAGCTGGACACCTGTGACGATGATTTACGCTCGCTGGAGAATGCCACCAAGTTATCTACGATGCGGATGAAACTGGAGGAGAGACGTCGCCGCATTGAGCAGGATAAGCGCAAAATCGAAATGGCAGTGCTGCGGCATCAGGAGAAGGTTTGCCAG GAGGACTTGGAATCGTGTCCCGACGTCTTAAAGTGGGAGACCATGAGCAACGAGTCGAAGCGTACGCCGGAAATAGATCCAGCTGACATGGACAAATACCAA CAAAGCATCGCCATTATGAACATGAATCTGCAGGATATCCAACAGGATATCCATCGGCTGGCCACGCAGCAAAGCCAAATGCAGGCACAGCATCTGCAAGCGCAGCAGCTGATGCAGGCACAACAAATAGCCAACATGCTGAATCAG CAGCAAACGTATGGCTCGCAGCAGCATCTGGCTGAGCACCATTACCAGCAGCGACCTATGCAGCAAAGTTTTGGCTCATCACCGCATCTTCCGCAGGCTTTTAATGCGCCAGTCAGCGCCTACAATTCCCGTCCGCCAAGCCGCGATCCctaccaacagcagcagcagcagcaccattCACACCAACAGCAACCCATGCAGATGCCACCCATGCAGTACGTCAACGAGCACGGACAGTACATGTCGCCGCCCGCTCACTACATGCAGCCTCAAAGCATCTACAGCGACAATGGCGCCCCTTACAACAACCACTCCCCCTACGGAGCACCTCCGATGCCGCAGtaccagcaacagcaccagcaacgCAACAGCGTTTACGATGAGTACGGCCAGCCGGCAAATCACTTTTACCTGCACGAGTCTCCGCCTCAACCGCATCCACAGCGTCGCACCTGGGCGCActcggcggcagcggcagcgtacgaacagcagcaacaggcacagcaacagcagcagcagcaaccactgTTGGATGTCAATGCCTGGCAAATACAGAAGAagatgcagcaacagcagcagcagcaaaactgGCCTAATCGGCCGCCCTCCAGCGCTGGCACGTCTCAGGGCTTTGTGCTGCACCAAAacggaggcggcggcggcggtgaaTTGCAGCATCTATTCCAGGTGCAGTCTTCCCCACAACACGGTCAGCGGATACATGGCGGgggtggcagtggcagcgccAACGGCGTACAGCGGCAGCAATCGCTGACGAATCTACGTGACAATCGGTCACCCAAGGGCAACATGGGCCAGCCCATGGGAATGGGACAGCACGAGGACATGATGGCGCCGCAAAGTATTTGCTTCATCGGCGACGAGGAAGATGTTGATGAGCTAGAGCGCAACATTATCGAGTCTATGCAATCGACTCGGATTTCCGATTTTgtggtgcagcagcagcaacgccttcatcatcatcagcagcaacagcaacagcagcagcagcagcagctgccgacGGCGCACAGCGGACGCGGCAGCAGCTCTGAGGATTACGACAGCGGCGAGCTGATTTCCAATAAACTTAACATCACCAGCGGCAATCTCACTTACCGCATTCCCTCGCCCTCGCGCCCCGCCATACAGGCCAACAGCTTTCAGGATCCACGTGGAGGGGGCggcaacggaaacggaaacggtAGTGGTAGCGGCGAGGAGCAGCGGCCCGAAAAGGGCTTCTATATATCCTTCGACAACGATCAGCCGAAGCGACCGAAGCCGCCACTGCGCGCCAAGAAGTCACCCAAAAAGGAGCCCAGCAGGGATAATGTGGACAACCAAGTTGTCCTTAAACGTGAATCGCTAAGTCAActgcacaacagcaacaattttgcCAGCGAGGAGGCCAAAAACGCAACTGCTGCCAGGCACAGCATCCACAACTTCCCCGGCGTCcaagccaatgccaatgccaatccAGCCGGCAACGCAACCTACAACAAATACACAGACGAGCCGCCTATCCAGCTGCGCCAAATAACAGCATCGGCGGCCGAACCCAATGTCCACGAGCGCCGGCATCTCGAGGACCTCACCaatcagccgcagcagcagcagcagcaacagccgctcTCGCCATCTCGATTAAGGGCCGAacatagcagcagcagcgccgagGCGGCCAAGAAAAAAGCGCTGGTCATTGGCGTCGATGCGACCAATCTAGATCCG GAATCTGTGGACGAAATGGAACGTCGCAAAGAGAAGATAATGTTGCTTTCCCTGCAACGCCGACAGCAGCAAGAGGAGGCCAAGGCGCGAAAGGAGATAGAGGCATCCCAAAAACGAGAAAAGGAACGAGAAAAGGAGGAAGAGCGCGCGCGCAAAAAGGAGGAACAGGTGGCGCGACGTGCGGCCATATTGGAACAACATAGACTAAAAAAAGCCATCGAGGAAGCCGAGCGAGAA GGTAAAACTCTGGACCGGCCCGATTTACATGTAAAACTGCAGCCACAGTCTTCAAACGCGTCCACGCCGCGTCTTAGACAGCAACGTGTGACTAGGCCACGGCCCAAAACGATCCACGTCGACGACGCCAGTGTGGACATTAGTGAGGCTTCAAGCCTATCCAGTCGGGGCAAAAAAGGCTCAAGTTCAAACCTAACCG GCTACGGTCAACTAAGCTCCAATTCAATGAAAAGAGACTTTTATAGGGGCTCGCAAGACTCCCTTACAGTTAAAg AGTCCCCCGATGATTATCCCAGCACAAGTTCAACTCCGATTGGACGACGGGGATCATACAAAACTTCCAGAG AGCCAGCCGTCGAAAGGGGCCGCACCCTGTCGCGTATATCAGTTGCTAAGGGGAGCACGCTTAATTTCCGTGGCCGAAAATCCAATTCGCTAATGAATTTGTGCG ACACAGATTCGGGACTGGGACGTGCCACTCCGCCGCGGCGAGCACCGTCACCAGGAATGGCGGCATCAGGTAGGCATATGCCATCTCCCTCTGGACCAGGCTCTTTGCCGCCAGGTTTGATATCGAAGCGTCGCGGATTTGATGATGGATCAAGCGATACGTCTTTAATCATGGAATACTCGG GTCCAAAATTGTACAAACAACCAGCGGCCAAATCAAATCGCGGCATTATACTAAATGCCGTTGAGTACTGCGTTTTTCCCGGCGCCGTTAACCGTGAAGCCAAACAGAAAGTGCTCGAGAAGATCGCACGCTCGGAGGCCAAACACTTCCTCGTACTCTTCCGGGATGCGGGCTGCCAATTCCGCGCCCTCTACAGTTACATGCCGGAGACGGATCAAGTGACGAAGCTGTACGGCACGGGACCTAGTCAAGTCGACGAAGTCATGTTCGATAAATTCTTCAA ATACAACTCAGGTGGGAAATGCTTCTCACAGGTGCACACAAAGCATCTGACCGTCACGATAGACGCCTTCACAATACACAACTCACTGTGGCAGGGCAAGCGGGTGCAGTTGCCCAGCAAAAAGGACATGGCGCTTGTGATTTAA
- the Patronin gene encoding patronin isoform X38, whose product MDAETQEIRQARQRASVKWLLSKAFNNRVPDNLKEPFYRDHENQERLKPQIVVELGNATLYCQTLSNLYSDPNYQSLNHWSILQTLARKGVPVAESSDMPITETVLIQTNPLRINAHMSVIESLMVLYAKEISSGDRVVAAIRRISGSNYQAPAGQSYEQGLLAWISHACAALKKRIVKELETSVPDEIGTRLQTPDIPPVRDFQDLCDGICLALLISYYCPKVVPWTSVRINYLPAVEDSIHNILLVSSFSQKHLPYGVFHMTPEDITYMRGSMKLNLVLLLTDLFNLFEIHPAKCVCYPGMDGQDVITRRSQGANVHGICHRRGLTMQPVTPIPDLRSDLDQPPIGSPSNRPPFQVPHTNSFSGGALNRRSTPPTEYQTMQSNNFDGNQAEAFVVHKSRGITTLSSMHSQQQQQQQQQQQYQHQQQSQQEPLVPARLRQAKEKNNVESKADERGDFVAAGRPSNWEQSRRPSFAGRRSRRNSSSEDSQLTIENFGGSQDQLNTLGRYERERDRERKLSNTSVEPAVAVRSSIADARGTLQLGYDTDSGSEKQDRETEKYSMRRQASSADNVPTASAHNLSNAGSPLPARNKQHSIDRDYSTVDHYNDARSTGYDPESTPVRKSSTSSMPASPAAWQLDTCDDDLRSLENATKLSTMRMKLEERRRRIEQDKRKIEMAVLRHQEKVCQEDLESCPDVLKWETMSNESKRTPEIDPADMDKYQAFNAPVSAYNSRPPSRDPYQQQQQQHHSHQQQPMQMPPMQYVNEHGQYMSPPAHYMQPQSIYSDNGAPYNNHSPYGAPPMPQYQQQHQQRNSVYDEYGQPANHFYLHESPPQPHPQRRTWAHSAAAAAYEQQQQAQQQQQQQPLLDVNAWQIQKKMQQQQQQQNWPNRPPSSAGTSQGFVLHQNGGGGGGELQHLFQVQSSPQHGQRIHGGGGSGSANGVQRQQSLTNLRDNRSPKGNMGQPMGMGQHEDMMAPQSICFIGDEEDVDELERNIIESMQSTRISDFVVQQQQRLHHHQQQQQQQQQQQLPTAHSGRGSSSEDYDSGELISNKLNITSGNLTYRIPSPSRPAIQANSFQDPRGGGGNGNGNGSGSGEEQRPEKGFYISFDNDQPKRPKPPLRAKKSPKKEPSRDNVDNQVVLKRESLSQLHNSNNFASEEAKNATAARHSIHNFPGVQANANANPAGNATYNKYTDEPPIQLRQITASAAEPNVHERRHLEDLTNQPQQQQQQQPLSPSRLRAEHSSSSAEAAKKKALVIGVDATNLDPESVDEMERRKEKIMLLSLQRRQQQEEAKARKEIEASQKREKEREKEEERARKKEEQVARRAAILEQHRLKKAIEEAEREGKTLDRPDLHVKLQPQSSNASTPRLRQQRVTRPRPKTIHVDDASVDISEASSLSSRGKKGSSSNLTGPKLYKQPAAKSNRGIILNAVEYCVFPGAVNREAKQKVLEKIARSEAKHFLVLFRDAGCQFRALYSYMPETDQVTKLYGTGPSQVDEVMFDKFFKYNSGGKCFSQVHTKHLTVTIDAFTIHNSLWQGKRVQLPSKKDMALVI is encoded by the exons ATGGATGCCGAAACACAGGAAATACGACag GCTCGTCAACGTGCTTCCGTCAAATGGCTGCTCTCGAAAGCGTTCAACAATCGCGTGCCGGACAACCTGAAGGAGCCGTTCTATCGCGATCACGAGAACCAGGAACGCCTCAAGCCTCAAATCGTTGTGGAGTTGGGCAATGCGACGCTTTATTGCCAGACACTGTCCAATCTGTACTCCGACCCCAACTACCAAAGCTTAAATCACTGGTCAATATTACAGACGCTAGCGCGCAAGGGTGTACCCGTGGCCGAATCGTCGGACATGCCCATTACCGAAACGGTATTAATTCAAACGAATCCGTTGCGAATT AACGCCCACATGTCTGTGATAGAATCGCTGATGGTTCTCTATGCGAAGGAAATATCGTCGGGTGACCGTGTCGTGGCGGCCATACGGAG aATATCTGGTAGCAACTATCAGGCGCCTGCAGGCCAGTCCTATGAACAGGGCCTGCTCGCTTGGATATCGCATGCATGCGCCGCGCTTAAAAAGCGCATCGTCAAGGAGCTGGAAACCAGCGTGCCAGACGAGATT GGTACGCGTCTGCAGACGCCGGACATACCGCCAGTACGTGATTTTCAAGATCTGTGCGATGGCATTTGCCTGGCCCTGCTCATCTCCTACTACTGCCCCAAGGTGGTGCCGTGGACGAGTGTGCGCATTAACTATCTGCCTGCTGTGGAGGACTCCATACACAATATACTGCTGGTGAGCAGTTTTTCACAAAAGCATTTGCCATACGGCGTCTTCCACATGACGCCCGAGGACATAACATACATGCGAGG CTCAATGAAACTAAAtctggtgttgctgctgacgGATTTGTTCAATTTGTTCGAGATACACCCGGCCAAATGTGTCTGTTACCCGGGCATGGATGGACAGG ATGTCATCACAAGGCGCAGCCAGGGCGCCAATGTGCACGGAATCTGCCATCGACGGGGCCTCACAATGCAGCCCGTTACGCCCATACCCGATTTGCGCAGCGATCTTGACCAGCCGCCCATTGGGTCACCCTCGAATCGGCCGCCGTTTCAAG ttccGCACACAAATTCATTCAGCGGCGGCGCCTTAAATCGCAGGTCAACTCCGCCCACCGAATATCAAACGATGCAGTCAAATAATTTTGATGGCAACCAGGCCGAAG CGTTCGTCGTGCACAAGTCGCGTGGCATTACCACACTCTCATCCATGcactcgcagcagcagcagcaacagcaacagcagcagcagtatcagcaccagcaacagtcACAGCAGGAGCCCTTGGTTCCAGCTCGCTTGCGTCaggcaaaagaaaagaacaatGTCGAGTCGAAAGCAGACGAGAGAG GCGATTTTGTCGCTGCGGGCCGACCAAGTAACTGGGAACAGAGCCGGCGTCCAAGTTTCGCAG GTCGTCGCTCGCGACGAAACTCCTCCAGCGAAGACTCGCAGTTGACTATTGAGAACTTTGGCGGCTCACAGGATCAGCTCAATACGCTGGGCCGCTACGAGCGCGAACGGGACAGAGAACGTAAGCTGTCCAATACAAGTGTGG AACCGGCCGTGGCAGTGCGTTCTTCAATTGCTGATGCTCGTGGCACGCTACAGCTGGGCTACGACACGGATTCGGGATCTGAGAAACAGGATCGCGAAACCGAAAAGTATTCTATGCGTCGACAGGCTAG CAGTGCGGACAATGTGCCAACGGCCTCTGCGCATAATCTGTCAAATGCGGGCAGTCCGTTGCCGGCGCGGAACAAGCAACATTCCATCGATAGGGACTACTCGACAGTCGACCACTATAATGACGCCAGATCGACTGGGTATGATCCAGAAAGCACGCCCGTGCGTAAATCCTCAACCAGCAGCATGCCAGCGAGTCCGGCGGCTTGGCAGCTGGACACCTGTGACGATGATTTACGCTCGCTGGAGAATGCCACCAAGTTATCTACGATGCGGATGAAACTGGAGGAGAGACGTCGCCGCATTGAGCAGGATAAGCGCAAAATCGAAATGGCAGTGCTGCGGCATCAGGAGAAGGTTTGCCAG GAGGACTTGGAATCGTGTCCCGACGTCTTAAAGTGGGAGACCATGAGCAACGAGTCGAAGCGTACGCCGGAAATAGATCCAGCTGACATGGACAAATACCAA GCTTTTAATGCGCCAGTCAGCGCCTACAATTCCCGTCCGCCAAGCCGCGATCCctaccaacagcagcagcagcagcaccattCACACCAACAGCAACCCATGCAGATGCCACCCATGCAGTACGTCAACGAGCACGGACAGTACATGTCGCCGCCCGCTCACTACATGCAGCCTCAAAGCATCTACAGCGACAATGGCGCCCCTTACAACAACCACTCCCCCTACGGAGCACCTCCGATGCCGCAGtaccagcaacagcaccagcaacgCAACAGCGTTTACGATGAGTACGGCCAGCCGGCAAATCACTTTTACCTGCACGAGTCTCCGCCTCAACCGCATCCACAGCGTCGCACCTGGGCGCActcggcggcagcggcagcgtacgaacagcagcaacaggcacagcaacagcagcagcagcaaccactgTTGGATGTCAATGCCTGGCAAATACAGAAGAagatgcagcaacagcagcagcagcaaaactgGCCTAATCGGCCGCCCTCCAGCGCTGGCACGTCTCAGGGCTTTGTGCTGCACCAAAacggaggcggcggcggcggtgaaTTGCAGCATCTATTCCAGGTGCAGTCTTCCCCACAACACGGTCAGCGGATACATGGCGGgggtggcagtggcagcgccAACGGCGTACAGCGGCAGCAATCGCTGACGAATCTACGTGACAATCGGTCACCCAAGGGCAACATGGGCCAGCCCATGGGAATGGGACAGCACGAGGACATGATGGCGCCGCAAAGTATTTGCTTCATCGGCGACGAGGAAGATGTTGATGAGCTAGAGCGCAACATTATCGAGTCTATGCAATCGACTCGGATTTCCGATTTTgtggtgcagcagcagcaacgccttcatcatcatcagcagcaacagcaacagcagcagcagcagcagctgccgacGGCGCACAGCGGACGCGGCAGCAGCTCTGAGGATTACGACAGCGGCGAGCTGATTTCCAATAAACTTAACATCACCAGCGGCAATCTCACTTACCGCATTCCCTCGCCCTCGCGCCCCGCCATACAGGCCAACAGCTTTCAGGATCCACGTGGAGGGGGCggcaacggaaacggaaacggtAGTGGTAGCGGCGAGGAGCAGCGGCCCGAAAAGGGCTTCTATATATCCTTCGACAACGATCAGCCGAAGCGACCGAAGCCGCCACTGCGCGCCAAGAAGTCACCCAAAAAGGAGCCCAGCAGGGATAATGTGGACAACCAAGTTGTCCTTAAACGTGAATCGCTAAGTCAActgcacaacagcaacaattttgcCAGCGAGGAGGCCAAAAACGCAACTGCTGCCAGGCACAGCATCCACAACTTCCCCGGCGTCcaagccaatgccaatgccaatccAGCCGGCAACGCAACCTACAACAAATACACAGACGAGCCGCCTATCCAGCTGCGCCAAATAACAGCATCGGCGGCCGAACCCAATGTCCACGAGCGCCGGCATCTCGAGGACCTCACCaatcagccgcagcagcagcagcagcaacagccgctcTCGCCATCTCGATTAAGGGCCGAacatagcagcagcagcgccgagGCGGCCAAGAAAAAAGCGCTGGTCATTGGCGTCGATGCGACCAATCTAGATCCG GAATCTGTGGACGAAATGGAACGTCGCAAAGAGAAGATAATGTTGCTTTCCCTGCAACGCCGACAGCAGCAAGAGGAGGCCAAGGCGCGAAAGGAGATAGAGGCATCCCAAAAACGAGAAAAGGAACGAGAAAAGGAGGAAGAGCGCGCGCGCAAAAAGGAGGAACAGGTGGCGCGACGTGCGGCCATATTGGAACAACATAGACTAAAAAAAGCCATCGAGGAAGCCGAGCGAGAA GGTAAAACTCTGGACCGGCCCGATTTACATGTAAAACTGCAGCCACAGTCTTCAAACGCGTCCACGCCGCGTCTTAGACAGCAACGTGTGACTAGGCCACGGCCCAAAACGATCCACGTCGACGACGCCAGTGTGGACATTAGTGAGGCTTCAAGCCTATCCAGTCGGGGCAAAAAAGGCTCAAGTTCAAACCTAACCG GTCCAAAATTGTACAAACAACCAGCGGCCAAATCAAATCGCGGCATTATACTAAATGCCGTTGAGTACTGCGTTTTTCCCGGCGCCGTTAACCGTGAAGCCAAACAGAAAGTGCTCGAGAAGATCGCACGCTCGGAGGCCAAACACTTCCTCGTACTCTTCCGGGATGCGGGCTGCCAATTCCGCGCCCTCTACAGTTACATGCCGGAGACGGATCAAGTGACGAAGCTGTACGGCACGGGACCTAGTCAAGTCGACGAAGTCATGTTCGATAAATTCTTCAA ATACAACTCAGGTGGGAAATGCTTCTCACAGGTGCACACAAAGCATCTGACCGTCACGATAGACGCCTTCACAATACACAACTCACTGTGGCAGGGCAAGCGGGTGCAGTTGCCCAGCAAAAAGGACATGGCGCTTGTGATTTAA